In Malania oleifera isolate guangnan ecotype guangnan chromosome 8, ASM2987363v1, whole genome shotgun sequence, a single window of DNA contains:
- the LOC131162565 gene encoding amino acid permease 3-like codes for MEQTVKKNRGHSRYQFFHVSLNHQLPRTGSDVFDDDGRPKRTGTVRTAIAHIITAVIGTGVLSLAWAIAQLGWIAGPAVMILFFFVTYYTSTLLADCYRSGDPLTGKRNYTYTDAVQSNLGGAKVKLCGIIQYVYLFVSTIGYTIAASISMMAIKRSNCLHKRGGKNPCHISNNPYMIAFGLVEIIFSQIPDFDQIWWLSIVAAVMSFTYSSIGLAVGIAKIAENKKFQGSLTGIHIDVVTQTQKVWRSFQALGNIAFAYAFSFVLIEIQDTIKSPPAESKTMKKATAISFTVTTIFYMLCGCMGYAGFGDMAPGNLLTGFGSYNSYWYLCIGNAAIVIHLVGAYQVFAQPIFAFIEKFAAERFAHNDFITKEIEIPIPSFHPYKLNLFRLVWRTIFVIVITVISMLLPFFNDMVGLLGALGFCPLTVYFPVEMYIAQKKIPKWSSRWLYFRILIFACLVVSLVAAAGSVAGIVHNLKVSKPFKATFASSICCERYIQD; via the exons ATGGAGCAAACTGTCAAGAAGAACCGTGGTCATTCCCGCTACCAATTCTTCCATGTCTCCCTCAATCACCAGCTTCCCCGAACTGGATCCGACGTCTTCGACGACGACGGCCGTCCCAAGCGCACTG GGACTGTTCGGACTGCAATTGCTCATATCATCACTGCTGTGATTGGGACTGGAGTTCTATCATTGGCCTGGGCCATTGCTCAGCTCGGATGGATTGCTGGTCCTGCTGTCATGATTTTGTTCTTCTTCGTCACTTACTACACTTCTACTCTGCTCGCCGATTGTTACCGTAGCGGCGACCCCCTCACCGGCAAGAGAAACTACACTTACACGGACGCCGTTCAATCCAATCTCG GTGGAGCCAAGGTCAAGCTCTGTGGGATAATTCAGTACGTGTATCTTTTCGTTAGCACCATTGGATACACCATTGCGGCATCCATCAGCATGAT GGCAATCAAGAGGTCGAATTGCTTGCACAAGAGGGGGGGGAAGAATCCTTGCCACATATCCAACAATCCCTACATGATCGCGTTTGGCTTAGTCGAGATCATTTTCTCCCAAATCCCAGACTTTGATCAGATATGGTGGCTCTCCATTGTCGCTGCCGTCATGTCCTTCACCTACTCTAGCATCGGCCTTGCCGTTGGCATTGCAAAAATTGCAG AAAACAAAAAATTCCAGGGAAGTCTCACCGGAATCCACATCGACGTCGTGACCCAGACCCAGAAAGTATGGAGGAGCTTCCAAGCCCTTGGCAACATAGCTTTTGCCTACGCTTTCTCCTTCGTCCTCATCGAGATTCAG GACACGATCAAATCCCCACCAGCAGAATCCAAGACGATGAAGAAGGCAACCGCCATAAGTTTCACTGTGACAACCATCTTCTACATGCTCTGCGGCTGCATGGGCTACGCCGGATTCGGGGACATGGCTCCCGGAAACCTCCTCACCGGCTTTGGTTCCTACAACTCATACTGGTATCTTTGCATAGGCAATGCCGCCATAGTAATCCACCTGGTGGGAGCATACCAGGTGTTCGCTCAACCCATTTTCGCCTTCATCGAGAAATTCGCCGCAGAAAGATTCGCGCACAACGATTTCATTACTAAAGAAATCGAAATCCCCATACCAAGTTTCCACCCCTACAAGCTCAACCTCTTCCGGCTGGTGTGGCGAACCATTTTTGTGATCGTCATCACTGTGATATCCATGCTCCTCCCCTTCTTCAACGACATGGTTGGGCTTCTGGGGGCTCTGGGATTCTGCCCCCTTACCGTTTACTTCCCGGTGGAGATGTATATTGCGCAAAAGAAGATACCCAAATGGAGCAGCAGATGGCTCTACTTCCGAATCCTCATTTTTGCTTGCCTTGTGGTTTCCTTGGTTGCTGCTGCTGGCTCCGTTGCCGGGATTGTTCATAATCTCAAGGTTTCTAAGCCCTTCAAGGCGACTTTCGCTAGCTCAATTTGCTGTGAGAGATATATACAAGATTAA